The Scatophagus argus isolate fScaArg1 chromosome 12, fScaArg1.pri, whole genome shotgun sequence genome includes the window ACAGCTGCAAGGCAATGAAGCAAGAAAATCTTGATCAATCTTACATGACCCTCATGACCTCATTGAGGAAAATCCCATTGGTCAGCCTCATGTAACGATCCCGGGCACTCTGGGAAATTGAGTTTACTTCCATGTACTGACTGTAGAGCTGAATGCCGTCCTCCCTCTCCACCATCGTCTCAAATAGCTGAACCTGCGAAAGACAGGGAAGATCATGTTGTGTATATAAGAAGAAAAGCTTTAGTGTGTACAAGGAGGTATGCCAAGACAGAGGCAGGACCAGAGACAAGGGGGAGATGGAGAAtagcaaacattttcacacaggAAGCCACTTGAGTCGGCGCACCTGTTTGGACAGGTGGAATCTGTGCTCTCACACTGGGAAGCACTTCACAGTGACAGGCAGCCAAGCAGGACAGCAGCcaaggtctctctctctctgtgtctgtatgcTAGAAAAAGCTGCGCCAATGCAAATTCCCTATAATGAGGTTTATTCCCACCTGCACCTTCTAAAAGCTGCACTGTCTGTAAACAGGCTAATAAGCTTGATTTGGTTCAGCTCATAAGGTAAGGCAGAGCAGCCCGAGACACTGTGCAACAGGGTAAACAGAGAGCCGGTTACTGCTGACGTCCTTCAGCACAGGCCACGTGAAGCAGGATGAAAGCTCTCGTGTCAGTGAATAACTGCCCTGCCCTGACTGTGCCAGCTGCAGGCGTCCCGTTGAACCTGACCTCTGACATCCCTCTTTGGAGGAGGGCAACAATGAAGTGAATGCCACTACAAGGTCCAGTATAGAAACACATTATATCATAAATACTGTTCATTGACCAGAAAGGAggaggcggggggggggggggtccccCCTGGGTTCCTTCTCATGGGGAAAGACCAGCTGAAAATTCAGTCTGTCACAAACAAATCCTCAAAAGCTTTTAGTGACTATTCTCTTGTATAAACAGTGGATAACTTTGTATTAGGCTACTTTTAAATCAGAGACAGCCCAAGGACACGGAAGTTTCAAGGCTAGGAGAACAAATAGTTGGTCATTAAGAGGCAAGGGAAGCTGCCAAAAGGAGAAGTGGGgtgtttgagtgtttgttttgctgtacaCAATAGCAAGAAAACTCACATCCAGgctatttttttgttctctttatcCAACTCCTGTATTTGTTAGGGTGAGTAGTACTGGAAAATAGACTGCTGCAGGCTAAAAGATACAAGTCATAAACATTTGCGACTGGAAATaacagtgtgtttacagcagaACCGGTCACTGTCCGCGGgggatttcttctttttttaattaaaattgtttatttattcatttgtttatttgttttaccaAATTCCACACGGTCGTTatatttctcctctctctgcctacAGGAGTGATGACCTTTTCTCTAAGTGATGAACGATAAATGACGTACCCATTTCGCCAGCGCGCTCTCCATGAACTCCTCTATTATCTCCATAATGTTAGACTCCATTGTCGTGTTAAGAGAGCTGTGAAACACCACAGAGGGCAGCTAATTAGAAAGTACTGTCGACGCCGCTCATGTGATGaatcaaaaagaaagaatcCATCTTGTGACAAGCGGagcagtttgacatttctgaggcccttcccctccctccacctctctgaAGCTTCTCTTCCTctatgagtgtttgtgtgtgtgtgtgtgtgtgtcagttagtCTCATTGCAAAACCACACCGGAATTTGTCAAAACgcctttttttttacttttgaaccAACATTATTACACGCACTCCATTTATTGGATTAGAGAAACTAACAATATTACTAAAAATGAACAGACAATAACAAAAGGAGCATCAGAGTTTTGGATAATAGTAATAGATTAATAGATAATAGTTTTTCATATGTTTGACTGACTGTGATCTCATAGGCCATGGAAATACCTTGATCTAAGATAGGACTGCAACACGTGGTTTAGACTACGtgcaattacatttttttacagcGTAGGTTATTTGCATAAGAAACTCATTCAGCGCCAGAGTTATTTCTCCTCAATAACTTACTGGTTTGCCCGTGAACATGACAAACGGTTTGACTGGAGTTATTACCATTATTAAAGTTGTCAGAGCTGTAGTCCAAGTCCTCATTAAATCACTTTCAGACCAAATTCAAGTACTGTGCAATAGCGACCTCTGGTGGTTCCAAATTAAAATTCCATCAACGTTTCCACTGCGAAATGACTGTGCGAAATGCAACCAACCCTGTTTAGGTTTTGGTGCAGCACTTCCTGTATCATAAgctctgttttaaaaaatgcttccagtatttgtcattttgtagaGCTTCGTTCTGTTTGGCGTATGGGTTTACACGTGTGTAGCCTATTAATGTTGGTGTGCTGCGTGTACAGTCGTGTTCAACAGGTTTCCCTTAATTCCTGGGAATTTTATATTTACAAGAGCTTGcgcattaattattttttatttttcagttgaatATTCCATTTGTTGTGTTGTAATTATTTGAGAAAACTAACTATGATGACCACCTTTCTGTCTCTAGTTGTGTTGCcgtaataataatcattaaattCTGACAGTTAACATAATTTAATAACCTCCAGAACCTACCTGTTTTATAATCAAAGATTGTCTTTCTGCGTAGTTATCAGTCTGGTatgaatcaaataaaacattcattgaCCTTATTCTGTGATAGAATTTTATTTCAGAAGAATGAGCACACATTGCATAGATCCGTAGCTAGGACAACATGATATATTCTTtgcaaattaaaagcatttaaagacTGTGTTGCTTTGTAAAATAACCTCCAACATGTTGTGCCAGTGTGCTGTTGAGTGTGTTCTCCTGTGTGCtggcagtgtgtgagtgtgtgtgtgtgtgtgtgtgtgtgtgtgtgtgtgtgctgatacTGCTTGTGCAGCAGTCCTGGGATTAACTATTCCGGGATTATCAGATTGTTTCAGAGCTGCCAGAATAGACAAGATGACAGCTTCATATAGGGCAccacactcacacgcacatatacacacagacacactcacacacttaaTCCAACTTCCCTTGCTGAACTCAGATAACCCATACACAGAGAATTCACTCCTCTATTATATTAGGTGTACAAAAGGAAGCCAACACTACTTAGCAGTTGCAAACTTCTACCTTTAATATATAGTTCATGTTTCCTTTTCTAACAAGTTCCTAAGCATTTCATTGCAGTTTGGTACAAACTCTATGGCAGGTGATGAATAATACAAATGCATGGGATGAACACTGAGCACTGTGTGACTCTACCGTATTTGagccaaatgtcaaaaaatgtgtctgtgtttgtgtgcatgctacACTCGTTTTAACTTAATGTACTTTCTTCtagtttcaacaaaaaaatactacaCATCTCCTGAACAGGTTTCCTGGTGGTAATACATTCATGTGGCCCTGCACTAAggagatgtttgttttggtgtcttTGTGCATGGCCTGAAGAGATTCCCTAAGTCTTGCACTGTTTTGGCCATGTGGCTGCTGCATTGGTGGAGCGCAAATCAAGCCTAACGCACCAAAACCCAACAGGTGTTCTACCTGCCACCAGTCAACTCACacaaccaaaaaataaaacctcgGACACATCCCCTCCCCCCGCATCCCTTCCTCCTCAGCtcatattgaaatattttttcccctctagcTGTCAGGAGCAGGGGAAGCAGCCTTCTCCGCTGCGTTATCAGCACCCTTCCCTGCATCTGCGGACTCCTCGCCGACGTTGGGTTCAACCTGCCCGAACTTAAGCATGGTGAGGGCATTGGCTTTGAGGTCTTCAAAGGTTTCCTTCACTCCCTTCTCCAGGAGATAACCCTCACTGTCGCCCTCGGGATTCTCCAGAGCCATGGCTGCTTCCACAGCCGTCTGCAGGTATCGCATGCTCAGAAGCACTGACAGCTgggcacaaagacacaacaaagaTGCTGTAAAGAAAACTGCATCTGAAATCAAATGTCTATCATCAAACGAGATGTTCAAAAGGCATGATAGGCTCACGAAAACCTGTGGCTGTGGAGAGGCATGTGCTTCAGCCACATTGATATCataaaaagaaagtttttaataacaacaaaaatattcattaacTGCCCTTAATCTGACAATTAAACTATGATTGATGCACATATTTGCACACACTGCTCTTAACTCTTTGTGTATGTATACTGATGCTGATTCACTCTGACCGTGGACGAATAAACATGACCACATGACTAATCACATTTCACTGCAAGATTACATGCTTTTTTTAGATTCAGATTTAAACATTTggttaaatattaatgttaagGTTAGTGAAAAATGCCATTCAGTTACTTCCATACAGTCCCTTACACAAACCTCAAATTTGGGTAAGATTGAAATAATGATAAACCGGTGCAGTACAAATAGAgcgaaaataaataaattgtctACCAGTCAGTGCTATACAAcatatctttttttgtttcatctcatgcttcctctccctcttttgtttGATCTCAAGGTATAAGATTCaaaggagtttttttttctttttacttttgcttttacttCTTACTTGAAAGTCAGATGTGATGTGCAGCTCAGCTTGAGGCCTTGTTAACTCAATCACACGGCAGACATCTATCCTCCTCATGAcggagcagaaaaaaatgtcatactGAGCCGTTGTTTCTAACAAGTAGCTTGTTCGATTAGCTGGAGGCAGTGCATAATGATGCACTATTAAACATGTGCATGACTATCCTGTTCCAGCTCCAGGTCCTGTTTGTTATATGAAGAGAGTGTGCTATCAGTACTGTTATTTGGCAAAGGATTGAAAGTGCGTGTTTGATTAAAAGACAAGACATCATTCTGGGTCAGTGAGGTTTTCTATCTGTCACTTGTCAcagcagtatgtgtgtgtgtgtgtgtgtgtgtgtgtgtgtgtgtgtgtgtgtgggtgattTCAGGACAAATGTGAAAAACCTCCCACACTGTGACAAATTCCTGGAGGAGCAAACGTCAcgaatttttaaatattcagttacaaaagaaatcacagaaattAACACTCTATGACTTggataaatactgtatttttttctgttttaccgCAATTACAGAAAAACTGTCATCATTCATCATGTCATCGTGCATCTCACCTGTATAAAGATGACTGACAGCACACCAGGACCAGTTGAATTCATCAAGTCCATGTAGTAGTCGACCAGAGCCTGCCTACAGCCGCGGCTGTACAGGTTGAGCTCCTCTGAATGGTAGTCATAGCTGAAGTGGGCGTTGTTATCCGTCAGGTGGTACTGCAGACAGGGGCGAGGGGAGGCCGGGTTACAGCAGCTGAAAGGAACACCATCTAACAGGTAACGGCTATCCACGTTACTCCGGATACGactggagacagagaagggagggaCAGTGAGAAAACAGATGATGGAAACAGATTAGAAATGGCAGAAAAGTAAggggagaaacaaagaaatgaaggtGGAGAAGgtgtgttcattttattgtaaaccacatgacaaaaaaaatcattttcagacaGGTTAAGGGCCTCACTTTTAGCTCAATAGCCACTTAACATTAGAGAGAAATGAGCAGTGCCACTGTACTGTGTCATCATGCCACAGCTCTTCTGTCCATTCATtccttttcagctgttttatcTTAGGCCAACTTTTCTCCGCTTGCCTTTCCATCCGTTTCTGCTGTTCCCTTCAAAAGTAAAGGCCAAATCTATTTTTAAGACACTCTTATACTGTATTCATTCTTCTTCCCCCCTTATTCTTCCTCCAACGTATTGTTTGACCTTTATGGACGTGAAGTCTAGTTATCTGTCACTCATTGAGACCTCCTATTTCCTTGTCTTCTCTCTCCTGTAGCTTTCATCAATCCGGTTTCTTCCCTTCCAAGCTCGTCATGCCCGCATCTCATAATCTGCTCATCTCTGTAGCGTGATTCACTCACTCCTTGATGTCTTTAGAGGTGAAGTCCAGGTATCTGTTGTTGACCCACTGAACTTCAAACCAATCCTTGAAGTTGTTGTTTCCACAGCAGCGAAACTCCATCTGCAAATGATCAATGGTCTCCTTCTGAGAACAGCGGCCCGGCACGTCTGTGTCCTTGTAGAATCGGATGCCATTCCTTAGGCCCacctgacagcagagagagaaagaatagggctgttttatctgttgttttcatgtgtgttttctgtcaagaatgcagctgtttacagttcagtttagcacctgttttaattatttgatgcCTGCTTTGTTTAATTCCAACGTAGCTGagaaaactgatttgaaaactGAACTCAACTCCTGTTGGGGGCAGATCTCTTTGCTGCAGGGCTATACTAACACCAACTGTACCCCATGACCTGTCAAGCTCCATCATTATTCAGGCTAGTGACCCCACCTTGAGGGACTCCTCCAGACGTCCTTGCAGGGCATAGCTCAGCACCACAACAACGATGAGCAGACAACAGAGGAGTGCAGCTACAGCAAACCAAGCCAGGAGGAGAACCTTCCAACGGGGGAAGCGGCTTGCGTCCAAGGAGTCCTGACAAACACGACTGGCGACCCAGTTAGTGCCGATGGAGGCCAGGCCCACCATCATCAGGATGTTGGGCACCACGTGGATCTCTGTGTTGTCCATCACCTCaaggaagaaaaagcaaagtCAAACAACAATAGCATctacaaaaacagcagctaagtcattttgtcatttcctctGCCCACTTTAGTAGGTAATAATCCTGCATTCAATTAGCATTATCTGTTCTAAAAATTACATTGGCAACTAAGTAATTCATTTAGCTTGATATACTGGAATCAAAGGTTACTATGGAAATATGAGGACAAATTTAATTAATTGTCCTGGTTACAGCTGAAGTCAATTAAAGTAGGTTGAGACTTTACTCATTATTGAGTTATACTGAGTTTTTCAAAGCACCTTGGCCCTGTTGTTGCTTCAGAATTACTATTTATTCAGGCCAGATGTGCCACCTTAGAAGGTTGTCAACCTGTGTCATCTATCCAGCCAGCTGTGGTTTGTGATAAATCATCTCGGCCTCTGGATGAGAAGAAATTATTTCCTGATCGATTTTGTCAATGATCTATACAAGTAAAGTGCCAAGGAAATTGTCTATATATGTGCATTTTCTAACTAAAAGAGGATTAATCTGTTGTAAATCAAGATCCTTTAGCTTCCTGAAACCTATCTGTAAACAAACTCAATGACACTTATCTACACAACTAAGAGGTTATGGAATCTCGTGCTCTCGGTGGAGATCGATAACTATCTGAGGGCATGTGTTCATGGCCTGCAGCTTTCCTGTGCAACCCACAGGATATCAATGCATCCAACCTATCCAAATCAATCAGGGATCAATACAGCCCATTGACTGGCCAATTTGAACAAATGCAAATGTCTTTTCAAGGTCACGACTTGCACCTGCTGGTCACTATACCAAAATTCAATACATACTCATGacatgtgtgaatgtgcctGAAATAAAAGTATCGGATAACACAGCAAATTCAGTAAATTCGGCAAAGGCAAAAGTCTGAGCatgtaaatgcatgtttgtgtaacTGACACTGTAACTGATGTATTTTCAGAccatcagtttgtgtgtgtttgtgtgcatacgagtctctttgcctctctctaCCTCGTCCCTGCGGAGCAGCTCTGTTTTGAGGTAAACCCCCAGACAAAAGATGAAGGTCCCACACATCACTGCCAGCCAAGACAGCAGCCACAGTCCCTGGGCCAGACGCACCCGCCGCTGCTGGGTGAACTTCATCTTCAGCAGCACCATGGCTCACTACCATGCACCGATCCGCACAAAGACAGGGGGGAAAAGTAAGAGAaagggagcaggagagaggacGAAGGAGTTTAGTAAATTACTGTCAAAAATGGAGCGTCAATCCAGAAGAGGGCAGCTGTATATAAAGAAACAAGCCCTACAGAGGTTACAAGAGGGTGGTTTCAATGTGGCCCAAACACGGTGGCCAGCACAGGACCAGCTCTTGTTGTTCGGTGAGTTATTAGCAGGTTGAGCTCATCTAAGTTGTCCCAGGTGGAGGGGATAAGCAGGTAGATCCCTTCGATGGTAGGACACAGTTAACCTCAGAGGATAATCCAAAAGCTTTCACTTGGATGTTAAAATTGTCgcaaaaatatgatttataaTCCAAGTCAGTGCAGCAAAACCACAGGGGAATGGTGGAAAATTGTCAGATAATGAAGTAAGGAGAAAAGATATATTCCTTTTTCCAGAAATGACAGGTTTCCCCTTCAAGTCGATCACACTGCTGTGGCCAACCCGCCCACtttatgatgaaaaaaaaatcctcttctTGTGGTGATGTTGTCTTTTGATGGCGCCCCTCTGGGTCTGTGCATGTGCGGCGCCCCCCTACACCCCTGTACCCATGGTTGGAGGACACAGAGACTGGCCAAAGTCAAGAGTTTGGAGCCGTAATCCCCCCCAACAGAGTCCCTGGGATCCTATTAAAGTCCAGGGGCCAATGGGAAAGCAGGCCAGTGTCTGATCAGCAAACTTGTTCTGATCGACACGCAGTATGGGAGTGGACTATCGTGACAGGTGGACTTACCTGAAACCCGTCAGCACAGGCTGGCCACTATGCACGCCTTGGAGACAGAAAGCCATAGACACAGTTAGCTGAGGCTAAATTATAACAATATCATGATATATGAAGTGAGGAAAGGTTATTGCTGAGTCATGGTTATAAATCACATCAACATAATCCCTTTTCCTACCAATACAGGAAAGTTAGTTCCACTTTTATCCAAAAAGATGTTTTAGTTCGCTGACAGGATCAACAGAAAACCATAAACAGTAAGATGGTAGATACATAAGATAACCCTGTGGAAAACCCTGTGGAGTTTTCGAGTGTACTGACTGTTGGATCAGAAAGGCAAACTTTGAGGTCAAGAACTTCAGTTAAAATCACCATTACTTAAAATTTGTAAAAGCAAGAAATGATTAACAGTATCGAATACCTAGGAGAGGTCCACAAAGATGGCAAAACAGTGCTGACAGTAGCATTTGCAACCTGAGTGTCGGCAGAAAATGAGCTGGTGTGAGAAAATCCCTGAGAATTGATTATGGAGAAGCCATCTAAGAGGTTTGGAGAGTAAATATTATTTTGGTGGAActgctagagagagagagatacttAACAATGGTTATCAAAATAATGTAGTGGAGTTAAAAGTAGTTAAGTGTAGGAGAAGCATGTATGTAGCATAAAATCAAGATACTCAAGGAACAAATAGCTCATACTTTTACCACAGCGCAGTACTTGAGTTAGCTGCTTTTCACTACTGCAAATGTTACCTTAGTGAACTTGTATGTACTGACCTGATGCCAATTACATCCAAACGAGTCTGTTCCAGGTTAACAAAGTAGTATTTAACAGAGAATATTTTTGAGACGGCatgacaaggacacacacactactgtacatgacagtgtgaacaaatgggaaaaagagaaacagttcCTTGGTTTATGTTATGACATTTATATCACTTCACTTAAAGCAGCCCACATATCCACTGATTAATTTACTGACTAAAATGAAGTGAATATTGTCCCTAAAATGATGGAGACTACTTCATGAAAAGCGAAAGTAAGACAAGGGAGAGGAGAGTTGCACTCATGTGGGATTATGAATACAGTGCAGAGGGAGCGGCTGGTGGGGCTGAATCAATGGGATTACACTGTTAGTATAAGTGTTTATGACAGCTTGAGTCAGAGCTATACTTTAGTTGAAGCCAGTCTTGCGTTACCAGCTCTTACCATATACCACAAAGATAACTAAATCAGACTATCACTTCATAACTGGAGATTGTCTATCCATGCAGCATAAATCACATTTCCAATGATGCCGTTAAATAAGAAGATTGATTGAAAGAGCTGCTCATTTTGACATGATGagctgactgtttttgttttagccCTCTAGTGGCAGAGATCTGTCAGTGTGCCCATCAATCATTATCTTAACAGTCTCATTCAGTGCATTCAGTCGATAATTCTCAGGAGTTTTGAAGATcccagatttctttttctttatttctttctttttacctATAGAAGACAAATGTTACATTTCTTGTAGAGCTAAGAACAACACAGCTGGCTGTGCGTATGACCTCATGCATAttcataatgaaatgaaataataatgaataatgagaTTTAAGgtgattatttttattggtAGAACAGATGAAATGACAAACACAGTTACATATTGAATTGGTGCAGGCTAGTGGTGTTGAGAATTGTATAAAGCAGAAGGTAAAGTGTACACTGATTAGAGGTGGAGGATACAcaga containing:
- the rom1b gene encoding rod outer segment membrane protein 1b; translated protein: MVLLKMKFTQQRRVRLAQGLWLLSWLAVMCGTFIFCLGVYLKTELLRRDEVMDNTEIHVVPNILMMVGLASIGTNWVASRVCQDSLDASRFPRWKVLLLAWFAVAALLCCLLIVVVVLSYALQGRLEESLKVGLRNGIRFYKDTDVPGRCSQKETIDHLQMEFRCCGNNNFKDWFEVQWVNNRYLDFTSKDIKDRIRSNVDSRYLLDGVPFSCCNPASPRPCLQYHLTDNNAHFSYDYHSEELNLYSRGCRQALVDYYMDLMNSTGPGVLSVIFIQLSVLLSMRYLQTAVEAAMALENPEGDSEGYLLEKGVKETFEDLKANALTMLKFGQVEPNVGEESADAGKGADNAAEKAASPAPDS